A segment of the Corylus avellana chromosome ca2, CavTom2PMs-1.0 genome:
TTGGAGCCACATTCCTTTCACCCCTGTCAAGTGATCGTATACCAAATCTGGGGGGTGTCTCCTATTACAGCGACACGTCTTACAGTGACACAAAATAAGTTTGTCTGGTGTATCacagttcctaactgcgaaGTCCACAAACGCTCTGcatccgtctctgtattccttcgtacccctagatttcttcatccaactcttgtccatagtgttactacgtacattataaacataaatatataagaattacgCTAAACCTAATAACATGTACGTTCgttgttttattaataacatgtactcgatctaataaaaatttgcaaaacctaaaccaaaccaaccacGAAACAAATTGAAACGCATAATTTGTTACGGGGacctaaataaaatcaagctcAGTTATGTTTATGTcacaatatttttaaagaaataaagttACATAATTTGTACTTCGTATGAAGACCCTAAGTAAAATTCATCTAATTAACCACATATGTaggcttttttaattttaattttaattttttagcattatgtatttttaattattatatttgtaatcatttatataaatgagtacaaatataaatctattttctatttttttttattttttactatgtaaatgataatttatataataaaggtttgcaaaacctacacaaaataaaaaaaagtaacctAATAGCAATTAGATTTCTTAAAAAcgtaaatataaatattttgcatgcatgcatatattgaACAATCCCCTACATTCCCACGTACGTACCTATCATACAAACATGCATGgaccataaaaatattatatttcaaccaaactaataagttaattagctaacaaaaaaattacattatatatatatacaattctcacaaaaaattataaatatattaaaaaNNNNNNNNNNNNNNNNNNNNNNNNNNNNNNNNNNNNNNNNNNNNNNNNNNNNNNNNNNNNNNNNNNNNNNNNNNNNNNNNNNNNNNNNNNNNNNNNNNNNttgagctcttgtatagcttgggagttggaattcttgagctcttgtatagcttgggagttggaccggtcgactttttctattaatgttttaatcatgtcttccagtgatgactgtggtgcaggcacttgagtggtagactaaTAAACAGGCGGTTGAGCTTGTTCAGATGACCTGAACTGATTCTGAGCTTGAGTGGTATCTCTTTGGTTCAATGGctgattctgcttccaagagaaattggggtgattcgccaccctggattgtaagttTCGAAAAACAGTCCAGTGGTGGGTTTTTTGtactcattgaaggcattgacttgctcagtTGGGTACTCTGTTGACAGAGTTGGGCAGTTTTGAGTGAAGTGTGTTTGACTATCACATAACCCGCATGCATCAACGTGGTAAGTATCTGCTGCATTCACTGGTTTGTTTAAGACTATAGTGTCAAACTGACGCCTGAGAACCTTGAACTCCTCCCTTAATTCAGCATCATTCCTCACCTCATAGATGCTTCCTGTCTTGGGAGTGGGTTGTTGTCTGTcccaactatcttgaaaatcccattgttgtgctCGTTCAGCCATTTCATCCAAAGTGTTATAAGCTCCATCCcagtaagacttaagaattctctaccattcatcgtctcaagcgagtttcgctcacttggtgttagtcccctgtagaaaatttgaactagcacctcattctcaaacccgtggggtgggcattttatagtaagctctttaaacttctcctagctatcggtgaatctttccccttctttttgtctgaaattggtgatctgtagacggagggcattgattttggaaattgggaagaacTTGTGGTAAAACTTGCTTTGCAACATATtccaagaagtgatagatccaggtctattgttgagtagccaggatttcaccctatcatgtagggacaGAGGGAATAACCGAAGGCGCACCGCTTCTGCTGGGGCATTTTGCGTATTAACAATGTtgcaaatttccaaaaaaatcctcacatgaacatatggatcctcattctctaatcctctaaatgcAGGAAGGTGACCTATTGTACTCGGCTTCAGCTCGAAACGAGTagctggcaacactatacatgaCGGTGTGTTGGTAATGTTGGGTATGAACAGCTCCCTAAGGGATCTAGGTTGATTTCGTTTtcccatcttaacagacttttccgaatcagactcgaaactttgagaattggtgggtgagtttggtggctgtcttagattctctctcgctgttctttcaatttcgggatcaaaagcgtttaactccagatttaaagacctacgaccgaacatgcaaataggaactaacaagctaacaacctaacaaactaataaactaaaaactgaaatgaattgaactaaattaaattatattaaactaactaaacacaattgcaagcataaattaatttaaacagcaactaaaaactcacgaaaaaggaccaaaagattttggctaaaatctactgaactgttgcggttgctgtcttggccacaagtgtgctcgatcgtagcagggctgtaacacaaacaaaacaacaacaaaaaaaaaacaaaaagaaaaatctttttttttttttttcttttttgtattagtaacacgaataaaacaaaacaaattgcaaaagacttaaaatcctaattataactagtagaagaataaaactaatctaaaaataaattggtttaaaaaaataaacaattaccCGGCAATGGTgctaaaaacttgttgtgcaaatttatttaactcgcaagtgcacgaatcaattatagttaatggattgcaagtgcgagatcgaacccatagggaattgtattcttgaaagcaattttaaatctaaattaattaaaccctagtctagttccaaatttttgagagatttttttgtttgaatgaaaaagcaaaagcatgagcaatttaaagtgattgaaatcttatgatgaagcactaaggtttcggaatccgcactcacaaattcataacaacataatttcatgatctataatattccccaaagttctcacatataaatcttaagtttgttttactattgcttcaaagaattgatcaaaagatcccatgtatccattcataacccaaatcacaaaagaaatctaatattcgatcaaatcattaactgtatccgtaaatcacaggaaaatatccaatctttatcaaaacatcaattgtatccagagaataaatcacaggggaaatccaatttttaacaaagaaaaccaagtaatcaattgtattgaataatcttaaatcatcaagtgtatccttgaatcacaaaagatatccaagagttattcaatccaattgattagaagtaaaacaatagagcaattaaaccattaaattgggaaatattacatacatgaaacaaagttgctaatcataagtgaggcttcatcttcaaccttagttgaaggtttagcctctcatgttattgaaagacaaaacaaaattgattgaattcataatgtaaaatcgagtacttacaaataagaatcacaaagtagagattcaaaagttaggaaaaccttaaactctcttatttctcctctgcaatcttcaaattcgtagcccccccaactaatctgataattccctatttatagacctaaaacttagggttttacaagttgaaatcggatacaattcgtccaggtttgtaccatttaatttcgggacgattttggaatagtaaacatccgaattaggaaaagcctatttcataatgaattgtattattttgagttagctttccaacgccacttgaatcacctcaatcggatatgtgagTAAAACGTTATGATaaaaatactgagatgtgtagaatctgaatttgaatccaattcgaaattttatccaatcttatccttaatccgatttacctatttcttggatttggttaaacttaaccacatcatctaggtcttctcaaagtatgttttcttccaaaaagtagtatttcttcaacacctacaaaagactaaaaacacaaaactaatacagaacatcagataataacacagctaaaggattaacacaagtaaattaagaggtccaaatatgcaatatttggcacacatcagtAAGCTAATGGTATCGGATATATATCGGGGGCATATGACTTCCTAAAAGTATCCATCGAATACCACTCACTACCATACTCCTCAGGGGCTTCCCTATGTACATAAATTACACAAATTGCATGGGGGCATGAAATACCATTGAGTTGCCATCTACCACAACCACATGTTCTTCTCCCTAGATCAACAATCCTCCTAGGCTCATGACTATGGTCGACCTCAAACTGCAATCTATTACTCCAATGTCAAATGTAGTTTCTTGACTCCTATTTGTTTCTCTACAATTTTTTCACAATCTTAGGGcaaatcacatatttttaagTTTCTGCTCCAGCCCTTTTTTGATCGAACCTGGCCATTAGTTGCCGCCTTATTAATTTCATGCATCCCAAGATAGGCTTATCTCTTGCCTTTAGGATCCATGCATTGAAACACTCGGTAGTATTGTTCATTAATATATCACTACAACTATAATCACTAAATGCATGCCTTAACCATGTTCTTGGATCAATCTTGCTAATGTAGTCGAATGAATCTTCACTCATACCTCTAATGACCGACGTATAGTGGTTGAATTGCAATTCATTAGTTGCCCGAGCTGCACCATCCAAAGCATCTTTGTATGCCTTGCCCTTGAACCCTTGTCTCTTGAAGTTTGCATGCAAGTGTCTGAGACAGAATCGATGCTCCAGACCAGGCATCAAATCCTCCATGGCATTGAGCAGTCCCTAATTactaatacaaaataaaacatgttaattgttaatcaaacaaaatacaaacaataCATAATATTCAACTCATTTATACCTTTTGTTGATCAGACATGAATGACTAAGTGTGTACTCGCGGATTGCCAATATCTTCCAATAAATAGCTCAGAAACCATGTCCATgtatcactacaagaaatatggtctttagcgaccaaacaaatatattttttttgggccgCCACtaattgaggggtcattagccgCGACTtttgagtcgccgctaatagggGATGcttaaaacaaatatatatatagcagcaacaacaatagTGGCGACTTTTAGTCGCCGCCATTAACCATCATTAGCGGTGATTCAAATGGGTTGCCGCTATTAAACATCAATAGCAGCGACAGGGGTCGCCGCAAATAATACTCCAAATAGCGAGTCGCCGCTGATGAGGGTCAAGAGAGACGACCCTTGAGAATCGCCACTGacataagaaattttttttaaaaaaaaaaaaattaaaaactcattagcggcaaccataatgtcgccgctaatgagtggTCATTAGCAGCGACActaatgtcgccgctattgatacaggaaaaagtaattaaaaattaattatggaTGACTGGTAAATAGTGGCGACTACTATGGGTCGACACTATTTacctcagaaaaaaaaataataaatattgggGTGATGCTATtgaccctacatatataatagaaaaaattattttccaaaattcacctccgataatatgtcattatttcttttatattaattattggtgaattttttctatttttctattcttattttatataaaaaatcaatatttattttttttcttttaaagaaaacaaattctcctattaattattattgaagttttctatttcttattcttatttaaatgtttgatcgaacaatcGACCGATCTTGGTGAATGaattcgattgatcatgataggatcaaatgatcgatcaaacattcgatcgatccaggtgaattagttcgatcgatcgtgatatgatcaaatgatcgatcaaacatcgatcctaatgaattagttcgattaatcgtgataggatcaaatgtttgatcgaacatccaatcgatcctggtgaattagttcaattgatcgtgataagaacaaatgattgGTCGAAAATTCGATTAATCTtaatgaattaatttgattgatcgtgataggatcaaatgttcgatcaaacatccgatcgatataaatgaattagttcaataGATCGTGgtaagaacaaatgattgatcgaacatccgattgattctaatgaattagttcgattgatcgtaataggatcaaatatttgatcaaacatccgatcgatctaaatgaattagttcgattgatcgtgatatgtttaaatgatcgatcaaacatttgacagatcctaatgaattagttcgattgatcgtgataggatcaaatattcaatcaaacatctaatcgatcctaatgaattagttcgattgatcttgatagaatcaaatgttcaatcgatcttactgaattaattcgattgatcatAATAGGAATAAattatcgatcaaacatccgattgatcctactgaattaattcgattgatcgtaataggatcaaatgatcgatcaaacatccgatcgctcctaataaattagttagattgatcgtgataggatcaaatgatcgatcaaacatccgatctaTCCAGGtaaattagttcaattgatcgtgatagaatcaaacaatcgatcaaacatctgatcgatccaggtaaattagttcgattgatcatgataggatcaaacatctgattgatcctaaggaattagttcgattgatcgtgataggatcaaatgatcggtCAAACATCTAATCGATCCttgtgaattagtttgattgatcatgataggatcaaatgatcgattaaacatccgatcgatcctaatgaattagttcaattgatcgtgataagattaaatgttcgatcaaacatgcgatcgatcctagtgaattagttcgattgataatgatatgatcaattgatagatcaaacttgatacaattgaaggttcaatcgaactttcaattgaactctaagctttttatattatcttagtgccttagttatattgatcttatattatctttggattttgtattattttataattaattataagataaatatcaacttaatgatctttatcataaaaatttattaaaagaaaatttttagttaatattataataataaaaacattttacaagagaaaaattaaaaaaaaaaaaaaaaaaaacatccgatcgattctagtgaattagttcgattgatcNNNNNNNNNNNNNNNNNNNNNNNNNNNNNNNNNNNNNNNNNNNNNNNNNNNNNNNNNNNNNNNNNNNNNNNNNNNNNNNNNNNNNNNNNNNNNNNNNNNNCCACTTCTACGTCTCCACGCTCCGCCCCAACCTCCTTCGCTCACGCGCCCTCATCCAAACCCTAATCAATGCCCACCACATCGACGAGGTCTCCCTCGTCGACAATGCCACCACCGCCGCCGCCATCGTCCTCCAGCAAATTGGCCGCCGCTTCGCCCACCACAGAAACGACACCGTCATCATGTTCCGCTGCGCCTTCCCGGCCGTCAAGAAATCCATCCAAGCCTACGTCACCCGCGCCGGAGCCTCCGTCGTCGAGGTCGACCTTCCGTTTCCGGTGAGCTCGAACGCGGAAATCATCGCCGAGTTTCGGAAAGGACTATCCAGTGCAAAATCCGACGGCCGGAAAGTCAGGCTGGCCATAATCGACCATATCACGTCCATGCCGTCGGTCGTGATTCCAGTTCGCGAACTCGTCCATATCTGCCGAGAAGAAGGAGTCGAACAGGTATTCGTCGACGCCGCGCACGCCATCGGCAGCGTGTCCATCGACGTTCAGCAAATCGGAGCGGATTTCTACGTGAGCAACCTCTACAAATGGTTCTTCGCGCCGCCCTCGGTCGCGTTCCTCTACTGCCGAAAATCGAACCCGTCCTCCTCCGAAACGCACCACCCGGTAGTCTCTCACGAGTACGGGAACGGACTCCCCGTCGAGAGCTCGTGGATCGGGACCCGAGACTACACTCCACAGCTCGTCGTCCCGGCAATCATGGAGTTCGTGAATCAGTTCGAGGGCGGAAGCGAGGGGATCATGAGAAGGAACCACGAGGAGGTGGTGAGGATGGGGAAAATGCTCGCCGAGGCGTGGGGGACGAGCCTGGGGTCGCCGCCGGAGATGTGTGCGAGCATGGTGATGGTGGGGCTGCCGTCGAAACTGCACGTTTTGAGCGACGATGATGCCACGAGACTGAGGTCGCATTTGAGGGACAAGCACGGCGTTGAGGTACCCATATACTATCGTGCCCCCAAGAATGGGGAGAAGAGTGAGAGCGAGCCTAGAGATGATCATGGGTTGATTACGGGTTATGCAAGGATTTCACATCAGGTTTATAACAGAATTGAGGATTATTATAAGTTTAGGGATGCCATTAATCGGATTATTTTGGAGGAGACAAGTTTGCAGGGCTGCTTTTGATTGAACTAGAAAAGGTTTGATTTCCTTTTGCTCTCTGCTTTTCATGTACTCCGTTGAATTTGCATAAACCACAAAGAATCTGTTTTGATTAGAATTCTAAAACTTTTAGCCGGAAGATTTCTTCGAATCCCTTTAGTGAgctgttattttatttgaatgtaTGTATGTGGATTCCCTTGAGCTTTCAGTGTGCTATGCATATGAACTCTCTTTAATACGCTTTTATTATCTGCAGAAAATCTGTTTTTAGTTCATCCAAAATTCAGAAGTATCTTTTCCTGATTctctttcataatttttttttttttttggttagcaGATATGGTGCACTAGGAGCCTTCCATGGaataacatgtttttttttctatcaagtCTGCTGATTCCTCTGGCTTGACACGGTGTCTAAACTACAGAATTTTGGTAGTGGTAGACACCAATCCAAAGCTTGTGGAGATTGTGACATAAACCAAAGCTTGTGGAGATTGTGACATATGCTTATTGGAACTGAAAAAAGGGTTTCTTTTATATGAATGTCAGCATTCTCTTAGCAATTCAGCCGGAGTCAActgaatttaattttatttcttcatcATCAGTAAGCTCTAGCTGCTtccttgtttatatatatatatgtgtgtgtgtgtgtgtgtggttgCTGCCTTGGCATTTAGAATATGGGCCTACCTCATAGATTCTCCGTGCATTATTCAATGAATTTGGTTTTCCCTCCTTACCATAACCTGCATTTCTCCTTTGTTTGTTTAACTTCTGCctaccaagaaagaaaaaaatgcagaGGTAAATGAAGATTCTTACAGAATTTTCAGGTAATGTCTTTTCTTATTGTCATTGCAAACCTCAATCCCTCTGGCCAATGTCCCCAAATtgcctgttttttttttgttagctgCAATATTTAAACTGCTACTTCTACAATCAATTCCATTACTCCCCTGAGCTATGATTCACAAAGCTAAGTTTGGCTGCTGTTGCTTATTCTACCTTTCGTTTTCCATTATCG
Coding sequences within it:
- the LOC132169193 gene encoding L-cysteine desulfhydrase-like, which gives rise to HFYVSTLRPNLLRSRALIQTLINAHHIDEVSLVDNATTAAAIVLQQIGRRFAHHRNDTVIMFRCAFPAVKKSIQAYVTRAGASVVEVDLPFPVSSNAEIIAEFRKGLSSAKSDGRKVRLAIIDHITSMPSVVIPVRELVHICREEGVEQVFVDAAHAIGSVSIDVQQIGADFYVSNLYKWFFAPPSVAFLYCRKSNPSSSETHHPVVSHEYGNGLPVESSWIGTRDYTPQLVVPAIMEFVNQFEGGSEGIMRRNHEEVVRMGKMLAEAWGTSLGSPPEMCASMVMVGLPSKLHVLSDDDATRLRSHLRDKHGVEVPIYYRAPKNGEKSESEPRDDHGLITGYARISHQVYNRIEDYYKFRDAINRIILEETSLQGCF